The Amblyomma americanum isolate KBUSLIRL-KWMA chromosome 3, ASM5285725v1, whole genome shotgun sequence genome window below encodes:
- the LOC144123187 gene encoding uncharacterized protein LOC144123187: MNAITSAICVLGLFFFTASAETSVEEEKTLEVVSGIQSKIAADEAVLVGHILRNVAHELQQDTELDSETDEYFFRNFWNKTKGAVKKACRKIKKAAKKIMPHIQNAAEDVVKSVSNAVLPIIKEKVEKKATELVTKFFAKHLDVYALQDSSSHTDVVRSLCTLLDEEGKRIIEQGEKLNAHQFVFSIH, translated from the exons ATGAATGCCATTACGTCCGCAATTTGTGTGCTTGGCCTCTTTTTCTTCACAG CTTCAGCGGAAACTTCCGTAGAGGAAGAGAAGACGTTGGAGGTGGTGTCGGGCATCCAGTCCAAAATCGCCGCCGATGAGGCCGTGCTGGTCGGACACATTCTGCGTAACGTTGCCCACGAGCTTCAACAAGACACCGAACTGGACAGCGAG ACGGACGAGTATTTCTTCCGCAATTTCTGGAATAAGACCAAGGGAGCAGTGAAGAAGGCTTGCCGAAAAATCAAGAAGGCTGCGAAGAAAATTATGCCCCACATCCAGAACGCTGCCGAGGATGTCGTCAAGTCCGTCTCTAACGCAGTCTTACCAATCATAAAAGAGAAGGTTGAGAAGAAAGCCACTGAACTCGTGACCAAGTTCTTCGCAAAGCATTTGGACGTCTATGCTCTGCAAGACTCGAGCAGCCATACCGATGTTGTACGCAGTCTGTGCACGCTCTTGGACGAAGAGGGCAAACGGATTATTGAGCAGGGCGAGAAACTGAACGCCCACCAATTTGTTTTCTCTATTCATTAG